In the Paralichthys olivaceus isolate ysfri-2021 chromosome 17, ASM2471397v2, whole genome shotgun sequence genome, one interval contains:
- the ift74 gene encoding intraflagellar transport protein 74 homolog codes for MTSQRPPSGMGRPMSRTGSVATSAGRPPTAVRPPPTAIRVATGMVPGTSGHMRGGIAIATPGVLSAQIKVTDRPVTQQGLSGMKTGMKGPQRQILDKSYYLGLLRSKITELTTETSKLHKEIDNYNQENSVYLSYEKRAEGLAAEIKDLQGQLADYNMLVDKLNTNTEMEEMINDYNILKAQNDNEAKSIDSIFTERREREEAIRAIEEEIRRERQVADEVVQSMSAAKQEKYFTMASANEELLQELTVLQEELDLLVTRKEDYEAELAHSHIKQEVVRLHETLSTLEAKRDAMEAEHKSLGSPQEEREKLFKQVKEDNQEIASMERQLTETRDRTTQITEQIQQLEQDSEEAQGECQQKYKELKRKEEEIDRFLESFEESRSQLQEKMTQSQEDTVSLLEYSSRNMLRLRQVDTVTASELRNMQEVLVSKETEVVQSESTAKGLTTESQRLQQDLEKVQQLEGKITGELSSLKERVSTMETELHTYRDLDTLRHTAEEKKKRLQEAQVSLTQRRDSFKQLLDEMNQKYEALKTKLQENETHAQLANLERKWQHLEQNNFVMKEFIASKSQESDYASVAKNVSQQVAEYNKCLIDSLQSNRS; via the exons ATGACGAGCCAGCGTCCTCCCTCCGGCATGGGTCGTCCAATGAGTCGCACTGGGTCTGTGGCCACTAGTGCTGGGAGACCCCCAACAGCTGTCCGACCTCCTCCAACAGCTATACGTGTTGCAACCGGG ATGGTTCCAGGTACAAGCGGTCATATGAGGGGCGGGATCGCAATTGCCACCCCTGGAGTCCTGTCAGCACAGATCAAAGTGACTGACAGGCCAGTCACCCAACAGGGGCTCAGTGGGATGAAGACGGGCATGAAAG GACCTCAGAGACAGATTCTGGATAAGTCCTACTACTTGGGCCTTCTCAG GAGTAAGATCACTGAGTTGACCACAGAGACAAGCAAACTGCACAAAGAGATTGACAACTACAACCAGGAGAACTCTGTCTACCTCTCCTATGAGAAGAG aGCTGAAGGTCTTGCTGCAGAGATTAAGGATCTACAAGGCCAGCTTGCTGACTACAATATG CTTGTGGACAAGCTCAACACcaacacagagatggaggaaatgaTAAATGATTACAACATT TTGAAAGCCCAGAACGACAACGAGGCTAAAAGCATCGACAGCATCTTCACCGAGAGGAGGGA ACGAGAGGAGGCGATCAGGGCGATTGAGGAGGAGATCAGGAGGGAGAGGCAGGTCGCTGATGAAGTCGTCCAATCAATGTCTGCTGCAAAACAAGAGAAGTATTTCACTATGGCTTCAGCCAATGAGGAACTGTTACAG gagCTCACTgttctgcaggaggagctggacctTCTGGTGACCAGGAAGGAGGACTATGAAGCA GAGCTGGCCCACTCAcacataaaacaggaagtggtgcGGCTTCATGAGACTCTGTCGACACTGGAGGCGAAGCGTGACGCCATGGAGGCCGAGCACAAGAGTCTGGGTTCACcccaggaggagagagagaagctatTCAAACAG GTGAAGGAAGACAACCAGGAAATTGCCAGCATGGAGAGACA gctcACAGAGACCAGAGACCGGACCACACAAATCACAGAGCAGATccagcagctggagcaggacTCAGAGGAAGCTCAGG GAGAATGTCAACAGAAATACAAGgagctgaagaggaaagaggaggaaattgACC GGTTCCTGGAGTCGTTTGAGGAGTCCAGGTCTCAGTTGCAGGAGAAGATGACACAGAGCCAGGAGGACACTGTCTCCCTCCTGGAGTACAGCAGCAGG aacatGCTGCGGCTACGTCAGGTGGACACAGTGACGGCCAGTGAGCTGAGGAACATGCAGGAGGTGCTGGTCAGCAAGGAGACTGAGGTGGTCCAATCAGAGAGCACCGCCAAGGGACTGACAACAG agtCGCAGCGTCTGCAGCAGGACCTGGAGAaggtgcagcagctggaggggaAGATCACTGGAGAGCTCAGCAGCCTGAAGGAGCGCGTCAGCACCATGGAGACTGAGCTGCACACCTACAGAGACCTGGACACCCtgagacacacagcagaggagaagaagaag aggctgcaggaggcgCAAGTGTCGCTGACTCAGCGTCGAGATTCTTTCAAACAGCTGCTGGACGAGATGAACCAGAAATATGAAGCTCTGAAAACCAAACTGCAAGAAAACGAGACTCACGCTCAG CTGGCTAACCTGGAGAGGAAGTGGCAGCACTTGGAGCAGAACAACTTTGTGATGAAAGAGT TCATCGCTTCGAAGTCCCAGGAGAGCGACTACGCCTCAGTGGCCAAGAACGTCTCTCAACAAGTGGCCGAGTACAACAAGTGTCTCATCGACTCGCTGCAGAGCAACAGGAGCTGA
- the LOC138405259 gene encoding leucine-rich repeat-containing protein 19-like codes for MMQRCRQPLLLCLTAVLVIVLGKAVGEDAVDVKNLTSKALQVIPYNDNSPNITKLVVEGNQITLNETDQQALASYPSLAELHLDGNRVTAVPAKYFSVVPHLRVLSLSRNIISRLDPEAFFGLDVLTELDLSNNLLTSLPTQLLGGIKNLQKLNLQENPWNCSCPLLSIIGEISAANITIGAPGVTCASPEMQAGKDLLEAAAVCYPSPSLTINTDRTTQQPWTASTTLKTTLSSKQNHNDQTPVLNNTWKFTACVVALALTTSMLIVCAIKGPSWYKLFHNYRHRRLDPQEDDEDNIASTVFSEMGRYHNHQTFTFEPENGQGEEDEDGYFEDPYIKREE; via the exons ATGATGCAGAGGTGCCGGCAacctctcctgctgtgtttgacTGCAGTGCTGGTCATTGTCCTGGGAAAAGCTGTAGGAGAGGATGCTGTG GATGTGAAGAACTTGACCAGCAAGGCTCTGCAGGTCATTCCTTATAATGACAACAGCCCAAACATTACTAAACTGGTGGTTGAGGGAAACCAGATCACTCTAAATGAGACGGACCAACAAGCCCTGGCCTCTTATCCCTCACTGGCAGAACTCCACTTGGATGGTAACCGGGTGACTGCAGTACCAGCCAAGTACTTCTCTGTGGTTCCACACCTCAGAGTGCTATCTCTGTCCAGGAACATTATCAGTCG CCTGGATCCTGAAGCTTTCTTTGGCCTGGATGTCCTGACAGAGCTGGACCTGTCCAATAATCTGCTGACAAGTCTCCCCACACAACTACTGGGAGGGATAAAGAACCTACAG AAGCTGAACCTACAGGAAAACCCCTGGAATTGTTCCTGTCCACTGCTGAGCATCATTGGAGAGATCTCTGCAGCAAACATTACCATCg GGGCACCTGGAGTCACCTGTGCTTCTCCAGAAATGCAGGCTGGCAAAGATCTTTTagaggctgcagctgtgtgttacCCTTCACCATCTCTCACAATTAATACTGACCGCACCACTCAACAGCCCTGGACTGCATCCACTACACTGAAGACCACACTGTCATCAAAACAGAACCACAATG ACCAGACTCCTGTGCTCAATAACACATGGAAGTTCACAGCATGTGTCGTAGCCCTGGCACTAACAACCTCCATGCTCATTGTATGTGCCATCAAGGGGCCTTCCTGGTACAAGCTCTTCCACAACTACCGTCATCGGCGGCTAGACCCACAGGAGGATGACGAGGACAACATTGCATCAACGGTCTTCTCGGAGATGGGAAGATACCACAACCATCAGACCTTCACCTTTGAGCCAGAGAACGGGCaaggagaggaggacgaggacggGTATTTTGAGGATCCGTACATCAAGAGAGAAGAGTGA